ATACAAGGTAGAGTCTATCGCTGCACGATGATGTCGGTACGGGAGCTCGACTTCTTTTCCCAATGCAATTGCTGAAAGTCCATAAGCAATCATATGGGAGAGTGATTCGTTATTGGAAAGGACCGTGACAAAAAGTTTGTCATCGGTATAGCGGTTAAAGGAACTCATTGTGCCGAAAAAACCACCATCGTGTGCGATCAGCTGATGCCCATGGTTGTAAAAGGGATTGATGATAAAGCCATAGCCCCAGTTTTCGGCGTTATGGGCCGTAAACATTTTTTTCTTCATCTCGGCAGATAAAATAGCGGTTCCATAAAGCAGGCTGTCCCATCGTGCCAGATCTTCGACGGTCGAGTAAACGCCATCATGGCCAACATTGATCTGCCAGTTGATATAGGGATTGCGTATCAGGCCATGTTCGCTATGGCAATAGACCTTTGCCATTTTGGATACGATGGAGTCATTGTTGCTGACGCCTGTATTGTTCATGCCTGCTTTTTCAAAGATATTTTTCTTTAAAAAAGTAGCATAAGGTTCACCTGAAACTTTTTCAATGATCTTCGCCAATAGGTAATAACCGATGTTGCTATAAGCACTTTGGCTGCCGGGTGAAAATACATAAGGAATCTGCTTGATGGCCGCATAGGCGGAATCATTGCTGATGCTGGATACAGCGATTTCTTTGAAACCCATGGCCAGCCCGGAGGAATGGGACAATAGCTGATGGATGCTGACACTGTCGGCTTTGGGATAATCTGGAAAAAATCTGCTGAGTTTATCATCAAGGGATAATTGACCCCGGTCAACTAATTGCAGGATCGCTGTCGCAGTAAATTGTTTGGTGACTGAGGCCAGCTGAAATTTGGTATCGACGGTATTGGGAATAGACCACTCATAATCGGCCAGCCCATAGGCTTTTTTGAGTAGTGGGACAGCATCTTTTGACACAAGCACTGTTCCGCTAAAATGATTAATGGCAACCTGTGCCTGCATATAGTCGGCTAGTTTTGCCGATGTGTTCTGCTGTCCAAAAACCAGCATCGGACAGAGGATAATGAATAGAATAAACTTCATGGACTGTTGCATCAATTAATTATACAGCAATGTTACCATTAAAAAAAACGCGGTCATTGTATTTTTGTAAACCCCTTAAATAAAAATCCATTTGATCTCATCCCGCTCCAGGGCTGCTATTTTGGAAAAGAACACTTTTGGTGTAAAACCGGTCAATTTTTTAAAATCCCGGATCATGTGCGACTGATCAAAATAATCGACATGATAGGATCGGCCTATGTTGTTTTTATCGTCCTGCTGGTTTTGAATAGCTGCCCGGAACCGGACTATTTTTTTGAATTGCGATGGACTCTTGCAGATATGCTGATCAAAATGTTTGTTGATCGTTGTCCGTGATCGCCCGATTTTGCGCGACAATGTCGTCATGGACTGATTCAGGTTGTTGGTATCGAGCATTTCGCGGAGCATATTTTCTAGCAGCAGATCTTCAAAAGGGCGGAGTTTTGAGAGCCAATAGGCTTCCAGGGCCTGGATGCGCTCCTGATGATCTGCGATGGAGAGAATGGTGGCCATGACCTCTTTATAATCGGCGTGGGGATTAAAATCGGGAAAAGTTCCGCTGTTGTAGTGCCGCAGGTCATGCGCGATAAAAGCACTTAGCCCCAGCGGCTTGAAGTAGGTGGTGATTTCATTTATTTTTCCCTCGTAGCTGATCAGGACGGGTTGATTAAAGTCGCAGACAAGGTTGGTCTCTATGGGGGCTGTGGGGCAATGTGTTGTAATGATCTTGTCGGCTGTGACGAACGTACTGGTCTGTTCGCTGATGGTCACGATGGTATAAATACTGGGAAAGGTAAAATAGGTAACAGGCTTCTCGCTTGCAGTTTTCTCTAGGATATAAAAACACGCAATATAGCGCTTCAATAGGGGGCTCTCAGGTTGATAGATTTTTAGGATCATTTGTTATACAGCTGTTTTTTTTAACCTTCTTCATGGTTAAAGGTCGTCCGATGAATTTTTTTATTGGTATTCGAACGAGGCTTTAAGTTACACTTTTAATCAATGCGGACAAGTGGGAAGGCAATGGTATTTGTGAAAATTTCGACCGGTGGAAGAATAAAAAATAGGGATGTCATGCCTCATTAAATCAATGAGTTGTGTAAATTTAGCAAAGCCTAATCCCTGTTGTACGGAAATTTTCGGGAAAATTGTATCCCTAAGGGATCTTGTAGTGTGATCGGGTCGTTGGCTTATTCATCAGTAATCGAAAAAAATAAGGGAATGAACAGACACCTACTAAACCTATTTTATTGCATTTTTTTATGTTTTTTCTATGGTCAACCAAG
The window above is part of the Sphingobacterium sp. ML3W genome. Proteins encoded here:
- a CDS encoding AraC family transcriptional regulator, with the translated sequence MILKIYQPESPLLKRYIACFYILEKTASEKPVTYFTFPSIYTIVTISEQTSTFVTADKIITTHCPTAPIETNLVCDFNQPVLISYEGKINEITTYFKPLGLSAFIAHDLRHYNSGTFPDFNPHADYKEVMATILSIADHQERIQALEAYWLSKLRPFEDLLLENMLREMLDTNNLNQSMTTLSRKIGRSRTTINKHFDQHICKSPSQFKKIVRFRAAIQNQQDDKNNIGRSYHVDYFDQSHMIRDFKKLTGFTPKVFFSKIAALERDEIKWIFI
- a CDS encoding serine hydrolase domain-containing protein, translating into MKFILFIILCPMLVFGQQNTSAKLADYMQAQVAINHFSGTVLVSKDAVPLLKKAYGLADYEWSIPNTVDTKFQLASVTKQFTATAILQLVDRGQLSLDDKLSRFFPDYPKADSVSIHQLLSHSSGLAMGFKEIAVSSISNDSAYAAIKQIPYVFSPGSQSAYSNIGYYLLAKIIEKVSGEPYATFLKKNIFEKAGMNNTGVSNNDSIVSKMAKVYCHSEHGLIRNPYINWQINVGHDGVYSTVEDLARWDSLLYGTAILSAEMKKKMFTAHNAENWGYGFIINPFYNHGHQLIAHDGGFFGTMSSFNRYTDDKLFVTVLSNNESLSHMIAYGLSAIALGKEVELPYRHHRAAIDSTLYKRYVGQYGQVQILHRNGKLYYNDTETELIPESDTKFFRSEDNDRTIEFVKDKMGTYNTIILTKAGVKEILKRNTQENKKHPAK